Proteins co-encoded in one Sporosarcina sp. FSL K6-1522 genomic window:
- a CDS encoding acyl--CoA ligase: MNREQLIAPKQYNLVSEFEKYATGEKKKALIYVNGQGEKKEITYDELMESANRVANVFTSNGLQKGDVVLVMVPRLIEAYVTYIGALKAGLVVIPSSEMLRPSDIEYRLAHSHAKAIIAFEAFTEQFNEVSNMGDVELFVIGKAKEGQLSLTELMAAASADFIAPETKSADMAFLSYTSGTTGKPKGVVHTHGWGYAHLRTASANWLGIEEGDVVWATAAPGWQKWIWSPFLSVLGSGATGLVYDGKFDVTTYLESIKTYQVNVLCCTPTEYRFMAKAEKLETYDLSSIRSAVSAGEPLNREVIDIFDKTFGLQVRDGYGQTENTLLVGTMLGMEARPGSMGKPTPGNRVEIIDDEGHPAVVGEVGDIAVHVSTPALFREYLSDPERTKMQFRGEYYVTGDRARMDEDGYFWFEGRGDDIIISSGYTIGPFEVEDALTKHPAVRECAVVASPDAVRGNIVKAFIVLREPVRQTEEGLVKDLQEHVKTLTAPYKYPRKIEFVDELPKTASGKIMRVELRRQEQ; the protein is encoded by the coding sequence ATGAATCGTGAACAATTAATTGCGCCTAAGCAGTACAATCTTGTGAGTGAATTCGAAAAGTATGCAACTGGGGAGAAAAAGAAAGCGCTTATTTATGTGAATGGACAAGGGGAAAAAAAAGAAATTACATATGATGAATTAATGGAGTCAGCGAATAGGGTCGCAAATGTTTTTACGTCGAATGGACTTCAAAAAGGAGACGTTGTCCTTGTAATGGTACCAAGACTGATTGAGGCATATGTGACGTATATCGGGGCACTAAAAGCGGGATTAGTGGTCATTCCGAGCTCTGAGATGCTGCGTCCATCTGATATTGAATATCGTTTAGCGCATAGTCATGCAAAGGCTATTATCGCTTTTGAAGCGTTTACAGAGCAGTTTAACGAAGTGAGTAATATGGGGGATGTTGAACTTTTTGTCATCGGAAAAGCAAAAGAGGGACAACTGTCATTGACAGAGTTAATGGCAGCTGCATCGGCAGATTTTATTGCACCTGAAACGAAAAGCGCGGATATGGCGTTCCTATCCTATACCTCAGGTACTACAGGTAAACCAAAAGGAGTCGTTCATACACATGGCTGGGGCTATGCGCATCTTCGTACAGCAAGCGCAAACTGGCTTGGCATAGAAGAAGGAGATGTTGTATGGGCCACGGCCGCACCAGGATGGCAGAAATGGATATGGTCACCGTTTTTATCCGTCCTTGGCAGTGGTGCAACGGGCCTTGTCTATGATGGGAAATTTGATGTGACAACTTATTTGGAATCGATCAAGACTTACCAGGTTAATGTATTATGTTGTACCCCAACGGAGTATCGCTTCATGGCAAAGGCAGAGAAGTTAGAAACATATGACCTCTCATCTATTCGCAGCGCGGTTTCAGCGGGCGAGCCGCTGAATCGTGAAGTCATTGATATTTTCGATAAAACGTTTGGACTTCAGGTACGGGATGGCTATGGACAAACGGAAAATACGTTGCTAGTTGGAACAATGCTTGGAATGGAAGCTAGGCCGGGATCGATGGGGAAACCGACACCTGGAAATCGAGTCGAGATCATTGATGATGAGGGACATCCGGCGGTAGTTGGAGAGGTTGGCGATATCGCTGTACACGTGTCGACACCAGCTTTGTTTAGAGAATATTTAAGTGATCCTGAACGTACGAAAATGCAATTCCGTGGCGAATATTATGTAACGGGAGACCGTGCGCGAATGGACGAGGATGGCTATTTCTGGTTCGAGGGTCGCGGTGACGACATTATTATTAGTTCCGGCTATACAATCGGACCATTTGAGGTAGAGGATGCGTTGACTAAGCATCCAGCGGTTCGCGAATGTGCGGTCGTCGCAAGTCCGGATGCAGTTCGTGGTAATATTGTGAAAGCATTTATTGTATTACGAGAGCCGGTCCGTCAAACGGAAGAAGGACTTGTGAAAGATTTACAAGAACATGTGAAAACATTGACAGCGCCTTATAAATACCCACGTAAAATTGAGTTTGTGGATGAATTGCCGAAGACGGCATCTGGAAAAATTATGCGTGTAGAATTGAGAAGACAAGAACAGTAA